One genomic region from Pseudoduganella lutea encodes:
- a CDS encoding LysR family transcriptional regulator, with protein MRDPGLPSLDQLRVFIAVIDHGGFAHAARALHRTQSVISYTIANLEEQLNIALIDRGRRKVTLTEAGKALLADARAVSARVDGMRARAKALGSGLEAEVCLVVDVMFPMCRLVMLLESFQREYPTVALRLHTEALGGVAQMVLDGRCQLGISGMPVHLPDHIERQLAGHVTMMPVCAPSHPLAVIDGIIPAATLREHLQLVVTDRSPLTAGQDFGVRGLRDWRLADLHSKHALLRGGLGWGSMPEAMIAEDLANGRLVRLRVQDGDALQYPLFVIHRADDQLGPAGRWLKDQFLELDYSLPHGAY; from the coding sequence ATGAGAGACCCCGGCCTTCCCTCGCTCGACCAGTTGCGCGTGTTCATCGCCGTCATCGACCATGGCGGCTTTGCCCATGCCGCGCGGGCGCTGCACCGCACCCAATCCGTCATCAGCTACACGATCGCCAACCTCGAGGAACAGCTGAACATCGCCCTCATCGACCGCGGCCGGCGCAAGGTCACGTTGACGGAAGCGGGCAAGGCGCTGCTGGCGGACGCCCGCGCGGTGTCGGCCAGGGTGGACGGCATGCGCGCCCGCGCCAAGGCGCTCGGTTCCGGCCTGGAGGCCGAGGTATGCCTGGTCGTCGATGTGATGTTCCCGATGTGCCGCCTCGTCATGCTGCTGGAATCGTTCCAGCGCGAGTACCCGACCGTCGCGCTGAGACTTCACACGGAAGCCCTTGGCGGCGTGGCGCAGATGGTGCTGGATGGCCGCTGCCAGCTGGGCATCAGCGGCATGCCGGTGCACTTGCCGGACCATATCGAGCGCCAGCTGGCCGGCCATGTGACGATGATGCCCGTGTGCGCCCCAAGCCATCCGCTGGCGGTGATCGACGGCATCATTCCCGCGGCCACGCTGCGCGAGCATCTGCAACTGGTGGTAACGGACCGCAGCCCGTTGACGGCGGGCCAGGACTTCGGCGTGCGCGGCCTGCGCGACTGGCGCCTGGCCGACCTGCACTCCAAGCATGCGCTGCTGCGGGGCGGCCTCGGCTGGGGCAGCATGCCGGAAGCGATGATCGCCGAGGACCTGGCCAATGGCCGCCTCGTGCGCCTGCGCGTGCAGGATGGCGATGCGTTGCAGTATCCGCTGTTCGTCATTCATCGCGCGGACGACCAGCTGGGCCCCGCCGGCCGCTGGCTGAAGGACCAGTTCCTCGAGCTGGACTATTCGCTGCCGCACGGCGCCTACTGA
- a CDS encoding PEP-CTERM sorting domain-containing protein, whose product MTQLFKKTALAGALAAYMVSSSAAISLDTPSFSLEQVWLGSYVDLDLISNQDNIYKISIPDLNVSVSENQANASEALFHTVVKAGYRITSLSTTGNVTAGARIDEVPSGLGACSTCHIDYVTPAAAYSSGMAHMGIDLDSHETILQYTNNNTNLNESTVAFKLTYDLPLTGDFGLYLWNSATALSRDGEVGYSDASGSMLHQLQEYSYFNFTDFAVEVEVAQISAVPEPAAYGMLLGGLGIMGFLARRRKA is encoded by the coding sequence ATGACACAGCTATTTAAGAAAACTGCACTGGCCGGCGCCCTTGCTGCCTATATGGTGTCCAGTTCTGCTGCCATTTCGCTGGATACACCTTCGTTTTCGTTAGAACAGGTTTGGCTTGGCTCGTACGTTGACCTGGATCTGATTTCCAATCAGGACAATATCTACAAGATTTCCATACCCGACTTGAATGTGTCAGTATCGGAAAATCAGGCCAATGCCAGCGAAGCCTTGTTCCATACTGTGGTAAAAGCTGGCTACCGTATTACTTCTTTATCGACAACTGGGAATGTGACGGCTGGCGCTCGAATCGATGAAGTGCCGTCGGGACTGGGTGCCTGCAGTACCTGCCATATTGATTACGTTACCCCTGCCGCCGCATATTCCTCAGGGATGGCTCACATGGGCATCGATCTGGACAGCCACGAAACTATTTTGCAGTACACAAATAATAATACCAACCTGAATGAGAGCACCGTGGCATTCAAGCTCACATATGATTTGCCATTAACTGGCGATTTTGGTCTTTACCTTTGGAATTCAGCCACTGCGTTATCCCGTGATGGAGAAGTTGGTTATTCGGATGCCAGTGGATCAATGCTGCACCAGCTGCAAGAATATTCGTATTTCAACTTCACCGATTTTGCAGTAGAAGTGGAGGTAGCTCAAATTTCAGCTGTCCCCGAGCCAGCCGCCTATGGCATGCTGCTGGGCGGCTTGGGCATCATGGGATTCCTTGCTCGTCGCCGCAAGGCCTGA
- a CDS encoding PEP-CTERM sorting domain-containing protein, translated as MNITKLFRTALAACALFAGVAGTANAEFFSHVGDSTGAPTWDVDAAFDAVGTAVPYQAFDFHVDEDGVYKILLAARFDSMVILYEGGFDAAAPNENRVRFSDDLLSPNTSGLRWGLTAGTQYTFVVTGFNDSEYGAYSFTIGGPGNIIPGPVFNNPVAAVPEPSTWLMLGLGLAAVGFTARRKAAHG; from the coding sequence ATGAACATCACGAAACTGTTCCGTACCGCGCTGGCCGCCTGCGCGCTGTTCGCCGGAGTTGCCGGCACCGCCAATGCGGAATTCTTCAGCCACGTCGGCGACTCCACCGGCGCGCCCACGTGGGATGTCGACGCCGCCTTCGACGCGGTAGGCACCGCGGTGCCTTACCAGGCCTTTGATTTCCACGTCGACGAGGATGGCGTGTACAAGATCCTGCTTGCCGCCCGCTTCGACAGCATGGTCATCCTGTACGAAGGCGGCTTCGACGCGGCGGCACCGAACGAAAACCGCGTGCGGTTCAGCGACGACCTCCTGTCGCCCAATACGTCGGGCCTGCGTTGGGGCCTGACGGCCGGCACCCAATACACGTTCGTTGTGACCGGCTTCAACGATTCGGAATATGGTGCGTACTCGTTCACGATCGGCGGCCCGGGCAACATCATCCCTGGCCCAGTCTTCAACAACCCCGTCGCGGCCGTGCCGGAACCATCGACCTGGCTGATGCTGGGCCTGGGCCTGGCCGCCGTGGGCTTCACGGCGCGCCGCAAGGCAGCGCACGGCTGA
- a CDS encoding PEP-CTERM sorting domain-containing protein, whose amino-acid sequence MNIQKLFRAVLATSALFLGLTQAAQADIVTLTGDTTGGPTYNRTLANLAAYSPNGEGVSYRTHTLTVDTSGDYSFVATGLGFDTFAFLYESSFDPASPLINGLVGNDDAISLNTSGFEATLDSGTTYVFVMTGFDSEQFGAYSVTIAGPGMISAIPEPATWVMLALGIGLLGYTQRRRR is encoded by the coding sequence ATGAATATCCAGAAACTGTTCCGTGCCGTCCTCGCAACGAGCGCCCTCTTCCTCGGCCTGACCCAGGCGGCGCAAGCCGACATCGTCACGTTGACCGGTGACACCACCGGTGGCCCAACGTACAACCGAACGCTTGCCAACCTGGCGGCTTACTCGCCAAATGGCGAGGGCGTTTCGTATCGAACCCATACGCTCACAGTGGACACGAGTGGCGATTATTCATTCGTGGCAACAGGATTGGGATTCGATACTTTCGCTTTCCTGTATGAAAGCTCGTTCGACCCGGCATCCCCCCTCATCAACGGCCTCGTGGGGAATGACGATGCGATCAGCCTCAATACATCGGGTTTCGAAGCGACCCTGGACTCAGGCACAACCTATGTGTTCGTGATGACCGGATTCGATAGCGAACAGTTTGGTGCCTACAGCGTAACGATTGCGGGGCCTGGCATGATCTCGGCCATTCCCGAGCCAGCCACATGGGTAATGCTCGCACTGGGCATTGGGCTGCTTGGCTACACGCAACGCCGGAGGCGTTGA
- a CDS encoding DnaJ C-terminal domain-containing protein: MEYKDYYAALGVPKTANADEIKAAYRKLVRKYHPDVSKEANADARTKELNEAYGVLGDPEKRAAYDELGSAQYRQHGEGGGGFRPPPDWGSGFESFDGGADSDFFQDLFAHVGGARRRGFQMRGDDSHAVIEIALLDAYQGASRTINLRVPEADEHGRVITRQRTLDVTIPKGVTEGQQLRLAGQGQPGSGGAAAGDLYLEIRFAEERRYRVEGRDVFQTVPVAPWEAALGAGIEVATPSGRMSVTVPAGSQGGRKLRLKGRGIPGTAAAPAGDLYLLLEIALPPADTPQAKALYERMAREFGFDPRRGL, translated from the coding sequence GTGGAGTACAAGGATTACTATGCGGCGCTGGGCGTGCCGAAGACGGCGAACGCCGACGAGATCAAGGCTGCCTATCGCAAGCTGGTGCGCAAGTACCACCCGGACGTCAGCAAGGAAGCCAATGCCGACGCGAGGACCAAGGAACTGAACGAAGCCTACGGCGTGCTCGGCGACCCGGAAAAGCGCGCGGCCTATGATGAACTGGGCAGCGCGCAATACCGGCAACACGGGGAGGGGGGCGGCGGATTCCGCCCGCCGCCGGATTGGGGTTCCGGCTTCGAGTCGTTCGACGGCGGCGCCGACAGCGATTTCTTCCAGGACCTGTTCGCCCACGTGGGTGGCGCACGCCGGCGCGGTTTCCAGATGCGCGGCGACGACAGTCACGCCGTCATCGAGATCGCGCTGCTCGATGCCTACCAGGGCGCCAGCCGCACCATCAACCTGCGCGTGCCCGAGGCGGACGAACATGGCCGCGTGATCACGCGCCAGCGCACGCTCGATGTGACGATCCCGAAAGGCGTGACGGAAGGCCAGCAATTGCGTCTGGCCGGGCAGGGCCAGCCGGGCAGCGGCGGTGCCGCCGCGGGCGACCTGTACCTGGAGATCCGCTTCGCCGAGGAGCGCCGCTACCGCGTCGAAGGGCGCGACGTGTTTCAGACCGTGCCCGTGGCGCCATGGGAAGCCGCGCTCGGCGCAGGCATCGAGGTGGCCACGCCGTCGGGCCGCATGTCGGTCACGGTGCCGGCCGGTTCGCAGGGCGGGCGCAAGCTGCGGCTGAAGGGCAGGGGCATTCCCGGCACCGCCGCCGCCCCGGCCGGCGACCTGTACCTGCTGCTGGAGATTGCGCTGCCGCCGGCCGATACGCCGCAGGCAAAGGCGCTGTATGAACGGATGGCGCGGGAGTTCGGCTTCGACCCGCGCCGCGGCTTGTAA
- a CDS encoding HAD family hydrolase, which translates to MSFSTAPRAILFDLDGTLADTAPDLAAAVNRQRAERGLAPTPYEILRPTASHGARGMIGAAFGLQPEDDGFIALRDEFFIYYENAMMVHSSLFPGVGTLLDGLADAGVAWGIVTNKSARFTDPLVPMIGLDHAGCVISGDTTPHAKPHPAPLLEAARRIGVAPEQCWYVGDDLRDIQGGRAAGMTTVACQWGYNGATEPETWGADHLVATPEALLALVLASVDGITLAA; encoded by the coding sequence ATGAGCTTTTCGACCGCCCCGCGCGCCATCCTGTTCGACCTCGACGGCACGCTCGCCGATACCGCCCCCGACCTGGCCGCCGCCGTGAACCGGCAGCGCGCCGAGCGCGGCCTGGCGCCAACGCCTTATGAAATCCTGCGCCCGACGGCGTCGCACGGCGCCCGCGGCATGATCGGCGCCGCGTTCGGCCTGCAACCCGAAGATGACGGCTTCATCGCCCTGCGCGACGAATTCTTCATCTATTACGAAAACGCGATGATGGTGCACAGCTCGCTGTTCCCTGGCGTCGGCACGCTGCTCGACGGCCTGGCCGATGCGGGCGTGGCATGGGGCATCGTCACGAACAAGTCGGCCCGCTTCACCGATCCGCTGGTGCCGATGATCGGCCTCGATCACGCCGGCTGTGTGATCTCGGGCGATACGACGCCGCACGCGAAACCACACCCTGCCCCGCTGCTGGAAGCCGCGCGCCGCATCGGCGTGGCGCCGGAACAATGCTGGTACGTGGGTGACGACCTGCGCGACATCCAGGGCGGCCGCGCGGCCGGTATGACGACCGTTGCCTGCCAGTGGGGCTACAACGGTGCCACCGAGCCCGAAACATGGGGCGCGGACCATCTCGTCGCCACGCCGGAAGCGCTGCTGGCACTCGTGCTGGCCTCCGTCGACGGGATCACGCTGGCCGCCTGA
- the ubiG gene encoding bifunctional 2-polyprenyl-6-hydroxyphenol methylase/3-demethylubiquinol 3-O-methyltransferase UbiG, with the protein MNANADPLELQKFSELAHRWWDPTSEFRPLHDINPLRLEWINARAPLAGMNVIDIGCGGGILSESMAKKGATVTGIDLSKRALKVADLHSLESGVPVRYKLIAAEEMAAAEPGQYDVVTCMEMLEHVPDPAAIVRAAATLVKPGGHVFFSTLNRNPKSYLFAVIGAEYVLRMLPKGTHTYEKFITPAELSQYVRSAGLQVESLKGLGYNPLTKFYSLNNDTSVNYMMSCTRPE; encoded by the coding sequence ATGAACGCAAACGCCGACCCACTTGAATTGCAAAAATTCAGCGAGCTGGCCCACCGCTGGTGGGACCCGACGTCTGAATTCCGTCCCCTGCACGACATCAATCCACTGCGCCTGGAATGGATCAACGCGCGCGCCCCGCTGGCGGGCATGAATGTGATCGACATCGGCTGCGGCGGCGGCATCCTGTCGGAATCGATGGCGAAAAAAGGCGCCACCGTGACCGGCATCGACCTGTCGAAGCGGGCCCTGAAAGTGGCCGACCTGCACAGCCTGGAATCGGGCGTGCCGGTGCGCTACAAGCTGATCGCCGCCGAAGAGATGGCAGCGGCCGAGCCGGGCCAGTATGACGTGGTGACCTGCATGGAAATGCTCGAGCACGTGCCGGACCCGGCTGCGATCGTGCGCGCCGCCGCCACCCTGGTGAAGCCGGGCGGCCACGTGTTCTTTTCCACGCTGAACCGCAACCCGAAGTCCTACCTGTTTGCCGTGATCGGCGCCGAGTACGTGTTGCGCATGCTGCCGAAGGGCACGCACACCTACGAGAAATTCATCACGCCGGCCGAGCTGTCGCAATACGTGCGCAGCGCCGGGCTGCAGGTGGAAAGCCTGAAGGGCCTGGGCTACAACCCGCTGACGAAGTTTTACTCCCTGAACAACGACACCAGTGTGAACTACATGATGTCGTGCACCCGCCCGGAATGA
- a CDS encoding chaperone modulator CbpM, with amino-acid sequence MASEQPIRAVPLDEAALTLDELAQACAVEPGWVVHRVRTGILLAGTDAAPEAWRFTSVDLVRARSLLRIERDFDANEEVAALVVDLTEEVRRLRRRLRAAGLG; translated from the coding sequence ATGGCAAGCGAACAACCGATCCGCGCCGTGCCCCTCGACGAGGCGGCACTGACGCTCGATGAACTGGCGCAGGCCTGCGCCGTGGAACCGGGCTGGGTGGTGCACCGCGTGCGCACCGGCATCCTGCTGGCCGGCACCGACGCGGCGCCCGAGGCATGGCGCTTCACCAGCGTCGACCTGGTGCGCGCGCGCAGCCTGCTGCGCATCGAACGCGATTTCGACGCGAACGAGGAAGTGGCGGCACTGGTGGTGGATCTGACGGAAGAGGTGCGGCGGCTGCGCCGGCGCTTGCGCGCCGCCGGGCTGGGATAA
- a CDS encoding cysteine hydrolase, with the protein MKDRLHLLVIDPQNDFCDLPPESLPIDTATGRARMPALPVPGAHEDMLRLAQLIERGRDGLSAITITLDSHHRYHVAHPTFWLAGDGGPVTPFTEITAADVRASRFLPRDPRARERALAYLDALEAAGRYRLMVWPVHCEIGTWGHNVHDAVRTAYNRWEDALLGVVAKVAKGSNPWTEHYSAVMAEVPDAGEPDTQENRRLLDSLKDSDRVYIAGEAGSHCVKSTVEHIAERFGADASKLVLVTDCMSPVQGFEAQQAAFFERMRAAGVGFAQASDVVQELLVNAGR; encoded by the coding sequence ATGAAAGACCGACTGCACCTGCTCGTCATCGACCCCCAGAACGACTTCTGCGATTTACCTCCCGAATCCCTGCCGATCGACACGGCCACCGGCCGGGCACGCATGCCCGCGCTGCCGGTGCCGGGCGCCCACGAGGACATGCTGCGCCTGGCGCAGCTGATCGAACGGGGCCGCGATGGCCTCTCCGCGATCACCATCACACTCGATTCGCATCACCGTTACCACGTGGCGCATCCCACGTTCTGGCTGGCCGGTGACGGCGGCCCCGTAACGCCATTTACCGAAATCACCGCCGCCGACGTTCGCGCAAGCCGGTTCCTGCCGCGTGACCCGCGCGCCAGGGAACGCGCGCTGGCCTACCTCGATGCGCTGGAAGCGGCAGGCCGCTACCGCTTGATGGTGTGGCCGGTCCACTGCGAGATCGGCACCTGGGGCCATAACGTGCACGATGCCGTGCGCACCGCCTACAACCGCTGGGAAGACGCGTTGCTGGGCGTGGTGGCGAAGGTCGCCAAGGGGTCGAACCCTTGGACCGAGCACTATTCGGCCGTGATGGCCGAGGTGCCCGATGCGGGCGAACCGGATACGCAGGAAAACCGCCGGCTGCTCGACAGCCTGAAGGATTCCGACCGCGTGTACATCGCCGGCGAAGCGGGCAGCCACTGCGTGAAATCCACGGTGGAGCATATCGCCGAGCGCTTCGGCGCCGATGCATCGAAGCTCGTGCTGGTCACCGATTGCATGAGCCCCGTGCAGGGCTTCGAGGCGCAGCAGGCGGCGTTCTTCGAACGCATGCGCGCGGCGGGCGTCGGCTTTGCCCAGGCATCCGATGTGGTGCAGGAACTGCTCGTGAACGCGGGCCGCTGA
- a CDS encoding PEP-CTERM sorting domain-containing protein, giving the protein MNLTKFFRAALAISALFIGLTSTAKADFHIERGDTTGGATLDVGAIYIDAGNAVPYDQLTFEVTQAGTYQFLEIAEFDSAIFLYATGFDPTAPTTNLIAHNNDIFTPDDSGFDTSGFVAFLVPTVQYTVVLSGIADAEFGKYSLTIGGPGSVVISSVPEPSTWLMLGLGLAAVGYTARRKADR; this is encoded by the coding sequence ATGAATCTCACCAAGTTTTTCCGTGCAGCGCTCGCCATCAGCGCGCTGTTCATCGGACTCACGAGCACTGCAAAAGCCGATTTCCACATCGAACGTGGCGATACCACGGGCGGAGCCACGCTGGACGTGGGCGCCATCTATATCGATGCCGGCAATGCCGTGCCTTACGATCAGCTGACATTCGAAGTGACGCAGGCCGGCACCTACCAGTTCCTGGAAATCGCCGAGTTTGATAGCGCTATCTTCCTGTATGCGACCGGTTTCGATCCGACAGCCCCCACGACAAACCTGATCGCCCACAACAACGACATCTTCACCCCGGACGATTCCGGCTTCGACACGTCCGGCTTTGTTGCCTTCCTGGTGCCGACCGTGCAGTACACCGTCGTACTGTCCGGTATCGCGGATGCCGAGTTCGGCAAATACAGCCTGACGATCGGCGGCCCGGGCAGTGTCGTTATTTCCTCCGTGCCGGAGCCGTCCACGTGGCTGATGCTGGGCCTCGGCCTCGCCGCTGTCGGCTACACGGCACGCCGTAAAGCTGACCGCTGA
- a CDS encoding FMN-dependent NADH-azoreductase, whose protein sequence is MANILYINSSVRSSGSLSRQLSAEFIAKWKQNHPADTVVERDLAASPVPHLTEEMLGAFFTPPEARNAEQAFTVKLSDKLVDEVLAADVIVIGAPMYNFSVPSGLKAYIDHIARAGRTFKYTETGPVGLAGGKKVYVFTASGGVYSEGPAAGYDFLATYLRAVLGFLGITDISFIQAEGVALGEQALADTLAKSRQSIDELAAA, encoded by the coding sequence ATGGCAAACATCCTGTACATCAACAGCAGCGTGCGTTCTTCCGGTTCCCTGTCGCGGCAGTTGTCCGCCGAGTTCATCGCGAAGTGGAAACAGAACCATCCCGCCGACACGGTGGTCGAACGCGACCTGGCGGCCAGCCCCGTGCCGCACCTGACCGAGGAAATGCTGGGCGCGTTCTTCACGCCGCCCGAGGCACGCAACGCGGAACAGGCATTCACCGTGAAGCTGTCGGACAAGCTGGTCGACGAAGTGCTGGCCGCCGACGTGATCGTGATCGGCGCGCCGATGTACAACTTCTCGGTGCCATCGGGCCTGAAGGCCTACATCGACCACATCGCCCGTGCCGGCCGCACGTTCAAGTACACGGAAACGGGCCCGGTCGGGCTGGCTGGCGGCAAGAAGGTGTATGTGTTCACGGCCAGCGGTGGCGTCTATAGCGAAGGGCCGGCTGCCGGCTACGACTTCCTGGCCACCTATCTGCGCGCCGTGCTGGGCTTCCTCGGCATTACCGACATCAGCTTCATCCAGGCCGAGGGTGTGGCCCTGGGCGAGCAGGCACTGGCCGACACGCTGGCGAAAAGCCGCCAGTCGATCGACGAACTGGCCGCCGCATAA
- the pncB gene encoding nicotinate phosphoribosyltransferase: MTNKTDMTDNVIGDFRPVVRSLLETDLYKFSMWQALLHWHPGAQAEYEFKCRNQPAFPLTELKDEIERQLDHLCTMTFREEELEYLRSLRYIKSDFVDFLTVFRFQRKFITVEANGDELLIHARGPQVHVMGFEIFVLYIVNELYFRRFDQEAALAEGRRRLDAKIAALKAFGQEPMRRNPFEFFDFGVRRRFSSAWHDEVVGRLAAEVPEYFKGTSNVYLAMRYKIHPLGTMAHEYMQSFQAFGVRLRDFQKAALEDWVQEFRGDLGTALTDVVGMDAFLRDFDLYFAKLFDGLRHDSGDPVVWGEKAIAHYARLRIDANTKRLVFSDGLDLDKAIFLYRHFADRIMTGFGIGTWLTNDLGLKPLNIVMKLVRCNGQSVAKLSDSPGKTMSKDETFLAYLRQVFEHPAA, from the coding sequence ATGACCAACAAGACCGATATGACTGACAACGTGATTGGCGACTTCAGGCCCGTCGTCCGCAGCCTGCTGGAAACCGACCTGTACAAATTCTCGATGTGGCAGGCACTGCTGCACTGGCACCCGGGTGCGCAGGCAGAATACGAGTTCAAGTGCCGCAACCAGCCCGCCTTTCCGCTCACGGAACTGAAGGACGAGATCGAGCGCCAGCTCGATCACCTGTGCACGATGACGTTCCGCGAAGAAGAGCTCGAATACCTGCGCTCCCTCCGCTATATCAAGAGCGACTTCGTCGACTTCCTGACCGTGTTCCGCTTCCAGCGCAAGTTCATCACGGTGGAGGCGAACGGCGACGAGCTGCTGATCCACGCGCGCGGCCCGCAGGTGCACGTGATGGGCTTCGAGATCTTCGTGCTGTACATCGTCAACGAGCTGTACTTCCGCCGCTTCGACCAGGAGGCGGCGCTGGCCGAAGGGCGCCGGCGCCTCGATGCGAAGATCGCCGCACTGAAGGCGTTCGGCCAGGAGCCGATGCGGCGCAATCCCTTTGAATTCTTTGATTTCGGCGTGCGCCGCCGCTTCTCGAGCGCCTGGCACGACGAAGTGGTGGGCCGCCTGGCGGCCGAGGTGCCGGAGTACTTCAAGGGCACGTCGAACGTGTACCTGGCGATGCGCTACAAGATCCATCCGCTTGGCACGATGGCCCACGAATACATGCAGTCGTTCCAGGCCTTCGGCGTGCGCCTGCGCGATTTCCAGAAAGCGGCACTGGAAGACTGGGTGCAGGAATTCCGCGGCGACCTGGGCACGGCGCTGACGGACGTGGTGGGCATGGATGCCTTCCTGCGCGACTTCGACCTGTATTTCGCCAAGCTGTTCGACGGCCTGCGCCACGATTCGGGCGACCCGGTCGTGTGGGGCGAGAAGGCGATCGCGCACTACGCGCGGCTGCGCATCGACGCGAACACGAAGCGGCTGGTGTTTTCCGATGGCCTGGATCTCGACAAGGCCATCTTCCTGTATCGGCATTTCGCCGACCGCATCATGACCGGCTTCGGCATCGGCACATGGCTCACGAACGACCTGGGCCTAAAGCCCTTGAACATCGTGATGAAGCTGGTGCGCTGCAATGGCCAGTCGGTGGCGAAGCTGTCGGATTCGCCGGGCAAGACCATGAGCAAGGACGAGACCTTCCTGGCCTACCTGCGGCAGGTGTTCGAACACCCTGCCGCATGA
- the ompA gene encoding outer membrane protein OmpA, with translation MKKLISSIFAVSAVFAGSVAAQDKPTAPPFAPVTQDIQAAKPVSAYVQDQRGVIARNPFGLCWRTGFWTPADAVPGCDLPICVEPERLENGKCVAPPPPVAPAPAPAPAPAPAAAPVPTSEKVSYNADAFFDFDKAVLKPEGKSALDELAGKLGGINTEVVIAVGHTDSVGSDAYNEKLAVRRAESVKAYLLSKGVESNRVYTEGKGEKQPVADNKTAEGRAKNRRVEIEVVGTRK, from the coding sequence ATGAAAAAACTGATCTCCAGCATCTTCGCAGTGTCGGCCGTGTTCGCTGGCTCCGTGGCCGCGCAGGACAAGCCGACCGCGCCGCCTTTCGCGCCCGTGACCCAGGATATCCAGGCAGCAAAGCCTGTGAGCGCCTACGTTCAAGACCAGCGCGGCGTGATCGCCCGCAACCCGTTCGGCCTGTGCTGGCGCACCGGTTTCTGGACGCCGGCCGATGCCGTGCCGGGCTGCGACCTGCCGATCTGCGTGGAACCGGAGCGCCTGGAAAACGGCAAGTGCGTGGCCCCGCCGCCGCCAGTCGCTCCGGCACCGGCGCCTGCCCCGGCACCAGCACCCGCTGCAGCACCTGTGCCGACGTCTGAAAAAGTCAGCTACAACGCCGACGCGTTCTTCGACTTCGACAAGGCCGTGCTGAAGCCGGAAGGCAAGTCCGCGCTGGACGAGCTGGCGGGCAAGCTGGGCGGCATTAACACCGAAGTGGTGATCGCCGTGGGTCACACCGACTCCGTGGGCAGCGATGCCTACAACGAGAAGCTGGCCGTGCGCCGTGCCGAGTCCGTGAAGGCCTACCTGCTGTCGAAAGGTGTCGAATCGAACCGCGTGTACACCGAAGGCAAGGGCGAGAAGCAGCCAGTCGCCGACAACAAGACCGCCGAAGGCCGCGCGAAGAACCGCCGCGTGGAAATCGAAGTCGTGGGCACCCGCAAGTAA
- a CDS encoding antibiotic biosynthesis monooxygenase family protein, which translates to MIYEIAELTIKPGTHAAFEAAVREAVPLFQRAKGCVSMRIERTIERPETYRLVVGWETLEHHTVDFRGSEDFTAWRGLVGGYFAEPPKVEHTETVVDGF; encoded by the coding sequence ATGATCTACGAAATCGCCGAACTCACGATCAAGCCTGGCACCCATGCCGCCTTTGAAGCCGCCGTGCGCGAAGCCGTGCCGCTGTTCCAGCGCGCCAAGGGTTGCGTGTCGATGCGCATCGAGCGCACGATCGAGCGCCCTGAAACCTACCGCCTCGTGGTCGGCTGGGAAACGCTCGAGCACCACACCGTGGATTTCCGCGGCAGCGAAGATTTCACGGCCTGGCGCGGCCTGGTGGGCGGCTATTTTGCCGAGCCGCCAAAGGTCGAGCACACGGAAACGGTCGTGGACGGGTTCTAA
- a CDS encoding GNAT family N-acetyltransferase: MVLTTDRLVLRLWRDDDVAPFVALNADPAVTQYLPGPVTPEQAAQLFAAQNALYAQHGCCYFAAELKESGELAGFVGLKYQDFAMPFAPCHEVGWRLASRYWGKGLASEGARAALRFGFERLGLEEIVSFTVAENVRSRRVMERLGMVRDSGGDFAHPALLADHPLSRHVLYRLPRDAFTEG; encoded by the coding sequence GTGGTATTGACTACCGATAGGCTCGTGCTGCGCCTGTGGCGCGACGACGATGTGGCGCCGTTCGTGGCGCTTAATGCCGACCCGGCGGTCACGCAATACCTGCCCGGGCCCGTCACGCCGGAGCAGGCCGCGCAACTGTTCGCGGCGCAGAATGCGCTGTACGCGCAACATGGCTGCTGCTACTTCGCCGCCGAGTTGAAGGAGAGTGGGGAGTTGGCCGGCTTCGTGGGATTGAAGTACCAGGATTTTGCGATGCCGTTCGCGCCGTGCCACGAGGTGGGCTGGCGGCTGGCGTCGCGGTATTGGGGGAAGGGCCTGGCCAGCGAAGGCGCACGCGCCGCACTGCGGTTCGGTTTCGAGCGGCTGGGCCTGGAAGAGATCGTGTCGTTCACCGTGGCGGAGAACGTGCGCTCGCGCCGCGTGATGGAACGGCTGGGAATGGTGCGCGATTCCGGTGGGGATTTCGCGCACCCTGCGTTACTGGCGGACCATCCCTTGTCGCGACATGTGCTGTATCGCCTGCCGCGGGATGCGTTCACCGAGGGCTAG